One region of Nitrospira sp. genomic DNA includes:
- a CDS encoding Trm112 family protein, whose translation MMAIDKDLLAILCCPETKQPVSLADEVLVRRINEAIGRGGLQNRGKQGVTQRVDGGLVRADAKIFYPIRENIPVMLIEEGITLEQVG comes from the coding sequence ATGATGGCTATAGACAAAGATCTGTTAGCAATTCTTTGCTGTCCTGAAACGAAACAGCCTGTTTCGCTGGCAGATGAAGTGCTCGTTCGACGGATCAACGAGGCCATTGGTCGGGGAGGGCTACAGAATAGGGGCAAACAAGGCGTCACGCAACGAGTCGACGGCGGTCTCGTACGCGCCGATGCAAAGATCTTCTACCCCATTCGTGAGAACATTCCAGTGATGCTGATCGAGGAAGGAATTACCCTCGAACAAGTGGGATGA